One Marasmius oreades isolate 03SP1 chromosome 2, whole genome shotgun sequence DNA segment encodes these proteins:
- a CDS encoding uncharacterized protein (BUSCO:EOG09260FMW) → MRQSCFSNFFNHSPPSPRSSSRITRSSSPSSSVGSFSDITYQDGHPPAAPVVLGVCAMDIKARSRAMREILIRLVERARGSIEVKVFGDKVILDEAVENWPRCDILISFFSTDFPLDKAIKYVKLRNPFCINDLAPQALLWDRRLVGTILDYLHVPTPRRLVASRDGGPKIDDELRALMKQRLGVELGGYQVTPEISLRADGNAIIIDGDVLEKPFVEKPVSGEDHNVYIYFRGGGGRRLFRKVGNKSSELDPTLNHPRTDGSYIYEQFIDVDNSEDIKVYTVGKEYTHAETRKSPVVDGLVRRNTEGKEIRFITRLTDEEKSWAAKICQGFGQRICGYDMLRCDNGKKSQVIDVNGWSFVKGNESYYDKAAEILASLCTRYSPGRLLPPAQIAPPETSTWLLKANVTVYRHADRTPKQKLKFNFPIGEPWTQPFVTLLNGETEEIILREKEQLNKIAVAVEEAKRLGADGEELAKLTQLNNALFRKIELPGTKAQLKPVYTKRQAGQARSLTKLTLVFKWGGEFTHAARYQSRDLGEIMKKDISIMNREVLQNVSVGFNDNIASYIVTHTFKIFTSSERRVVASAEIFAAALLENPYQHSQQHSTYSSVPSSSSSQRSSRSSNDGAPSTPGSSIKNGGYNNKQTYSTPFPLIVRKDLLDDSNAAKDLMDDVKKRLKILLRPGESEKRPELTWPKSMKKEPVEVVKEVIELLSEFRDIMTRNFEQMDVNKIQERWCCDDEPWLFRERWEKLFEDFCDVEQKKFDPSRVSELYDTIKYCALHHRTFLFSIFSEHSHDVPETRPVPPQDRKLHELYGRAKALFDLVAPQEYGIDPDEKEEIGVLTSLPLLQNVVRDLEAARNNGESSLTCYFTKESHIWTLLGIILTSGLPIANRRIPELDYCSHITFELYERNHGRGNTDKEYSIKLSLSEGAHSDNVLDSTLDARHSLNVQQRRKLTQHLPYSLVMEKLTKHFHRLVKEDENLFDPSSDAIETLPVIIHIGESP, encoded by the exons ATGCGGCAGTCCTGTTTTTCCAATTTTTTCAATCATTCTCCACCCTCACCTCGTTCAAGTTCTCGTATAACTCGTTCATCTTCCCCTTCATCATCTGTTGGTTCCTTTTCAGATATCACATATCAAGATGGTCACCCTCCCGCTGCTCCTGTAGTTTTGGGCGTATGTGCGATGGATATAAAGGCAAGGTCTCGTGCCATGAGGGAGATTTTGATTCGCTTGGTCGAACGAGCACGCGGCTCTATCGAGGTCAAGGTTTTTGGGGATAAAGTCATTCTGGATGAAG CCGTCGAAAACTGGCCGCGTTGTGATATTCTCATATCTTTTTTTTCTACGGACTTCCCCCTCGACAAGGCCATCAAATACGTCAAACTCCGCAACCCTTTTTGTATCAATGATTTAGCCCCTCAGGCCCTTCTTTGGGATAGACGACTCGTTGGCACCATACTCGACTATCTGCATGTTCCAACCCCTAGACGTCTTGTTGCCAGTCGGGATGGAGGACCAAAGATTGACGACGAGCTGCGTGCTCTCATGAAACAGAGGCTTGGTGTAGAACTTGGGGGATATCAGGTCACCCCAGAAATCTCCCTCCGTGCTGATGGTAACGCGATCATTATCGATGGCGATGTTTTGGAGAAGCCATTTGTTGAGAAGCCTGTCAGTGGTGAAGACCACAATGTCTATATTTATTTCCGAGGAGGGGGCGGTCGAAGACTGTTTCGCAAG GTTGGCAATAAATCTAGCGAGTTAGATCCGACTCTGAACCACCCAAGAACTGATGGCTCTTACATCTATGAACAATTTATTGACGTTGATAATTCGGAAGATATAAAGGTGTACACAGTGGGGAAAGAATACACACATGCGGAAACGAGGAAATCCCCCGTTGTCGATGGACTTGTCAGAAGGAACACGGAAGGTAAAGAGATCAG GTTTATAACGAGACTTACCGACGAGGAAAAATCATGGGCTGCGAAGATTTGCCAGGGATTTGGACAACGTATTTGCGGATACGACATGCTGCGATGCGATAATGGAAAGAAAAGCCAGGTAATCGACGTCAATGGCTGGAGTTTCGTTAAGGGTAATGAGAGTTATTATG ACAAGGCTGCCGAAATTCTTGCATCTTTATGCACGCGTTATTCGCCCGGTCGCCTCCTGCCACCGGCACAGATTGCGCCTCCggaaacatctacatggttGCTCAAAGCTAATGTCACAGTCTATCGCCACGCTGATAGAACGCCTAAACAAAAGCTCAAATT TAATTTCCCAATCGGAGAACCATGGACACAACCTTTCGTGACATTGCTCAATGGCGAAACTGAGGAAATAATACTACGGGAAAAGGAACAGCTCAATAAAATTGCCGTGGCAGTGGAGGAGGCCAAACGCCTTGGCGCAGATGGCGAAGAACTGGCAAAGTTAACACAGCTCAACAATGCGCTCTTCCGAAAGATCGAGCTTCCCGGGACCAAAGCGCAGCTGAAACCTGTTTATACCAAACGGCAGGCGGGTCAGGCGAGATCCTTAACAAAGCTCACTTTGGTATTCAAATGGGGTGGTGAG TTTACTCACGCTGCGCGATATCAGTCTAGAGATCTGGGCGAGATCATGAAAAAGGACATTTCCATCATGA ACAGAGAGGTACTACAGAACGTCAGCGTAGGTTTTAACGACAATATTGCTTCGTATATTGTCACTCACACCTTCAAGATATTTACATCATCCGAGCGGCGTGTAGTTGCATCCGCTGAGATCTTCGCCGCAGCTTTACTGGAAAATCCTTATCAGCACAGTCAACAACACTCCACGTACTCCTCTGTACCTTCTTCCAGCTCGAGTCAGCGATCTTCTAGATCATCTAATGATGGAGCCCCCTCTACCCCGGGGAGTTCTATCAAGAATGGCGGGTACAATAATAAGCAAACCTATTCAACGCCTTTTCCTCTGATCGTCCGGAAAGACCTGCTTGATGATTCAAACGCTGCCAAGGACCTTATGGACGATGTCAAGAAACGGTTAAAGATATTGCTGAGACCCGGAGAGTCGGAGAAAAGACCGGAATTAACATGGCCAAAGAGCATGAAGAAGGAACCTGTTGAGGTGGTCAAG GAAGTCATCGAGTTACTGAGCGAGTTTCGCGATATCATGACGAGAAACTTTGAACAAATGGACGTCAACAAAATTCAAGAGAGATG GTGTTGCGATGATGAACCATGGCTGTTCCGAGAACGTTGGGAGAAGCTATTCGAAGATTTCTGTGACGTTGAGCAGAAGAAGTTTGACCCTTCCCGTGTTTCCGAGTTATACGACACGATCAAATATTGCGCACTTCACCATCGAACTTTCCTGTTCTCGATCTTCAGCGAGCATAGCCATGATGTTCCTGAGACTCGGCCTGTGCCTCCTCAAGATAGAAAACTTCATGAGTTGTACGGAAGGGCAAAAGCGCTTTTTGATCTAGTGGCGCCACAGGAGTATGGAATAGATCCGGATGAAAA AGAGGAAATCGGTGTTTTGACTTCGCTACCGTTGCTTCAAAACGTTGTCCGGGATTTGGAAGCAGCGCGGAATAACGGGGAAAGTTCGTTAACGTGCTACTTCACTAAGGAGAGCCACATATGGACGCTATTAGGGATCATATTGACTTCAGGGCTCCCCATCGCTAATCGCC GGATTCCGGAATTGGATTACTGC TCGCATATTACCTTTGAACTCTATGAACGAAATCACGGACGTGGCAACACTGACAAGGAATACTCAATAAAGTTGTCCCTGAGCGAAGGTGCTCATTCCGACAACGTGTTGGATTCAACGTTGGATGCCCGTCATTCACTGAATGTGCAGCAAAGAAG GAAACTTACACAACACCTCCCATATAGCCTGGTGATGGAAAAATTGACCAAACATTTCCACAGGCTTGTGAAG GAGGATGAAAACCTTTTTGATCCGTCTTCGGATGCTATTGAAACACTTCCAGTCATAATTCACATAGGAGAAAGTCCTTAG